In the genome of Myxococcus stipitatus, one region contains:
- a CDS encoding DUF4175 family protein — MNLDTPQSPGPELPPPPPPPPSAPTPVGVPSRGQGVEALLQAVRARQRRFLWLQGAALGVLAAAVLTVGGGLLGLVAPRLGGSLVGVAVPVGVGLACVFGLWLARRRVGDDVLTARLVGQRRPELSLDVLAAVELMRERGGQANGSPELADAFLQQMDQRVRTVDVRAIVDVRPTQRAGLLTFGGLLLLALVLGVWSDKWSAGLKRIVEASRAPETQAQAEPITGDIELTYRYPAYTGLSQRTVPGTDGAVSAPAGTEIQLKTRSDRAIERAELVLNGTESVPLKVTGNRDLEGTFIAKQSGHYRFVFYGKREKPLAVGPDITLTVEADKPPQVTLMTPAAELEVDPGQKVTLKYEATDDYGLSSLSLVFRKPGAQQDTRVQLRREDGRRSRDTYTWDLGSLKVDPGDRVTYFVEAQDNDAVEGPKKGVSRTQVLRIYSAAEHHRAALEKAEQLWGRMVDHLADRLEGPDREKQKDPQAIAAAASVDTSGQQLITDMRTLAQTLSRERDVPSELVSALANISESLGSHIGGTADFRRLYLRTQRARGEDWGTGNRLSAVVTEEIGELEKDILYLEALLDRQKLEALQEMAKQLSQERRELSRLIEQFKANPDESARQAVMEQIQQLKARIQELMQRMAEMRKGIRDEHLNAEALSEMMKDQDLQSALDDVEKLMREGKTDEALAKLQELGMQMDEMLKGLDDANEEFGGEQYPELAEKFGKFMEDLKGTVDEQQRVADQTRKLRDQARAQNKERLSERGQAIKDDLMRKVQQAQQTYDKLNPEHLNSRAARPLEEIQSELSNVENALKVNDFDLASEAATRAEDAARQLSTLGEQQKQLDEMFGNPPEVRQQSADLAQRLERDARNVQDINRQLQSLFPPPGSQLSQQEKQQLQQLSQEQQQLEQRTQNLRQQMEEMEQTAPLFGEEAAQQMEGVGQRMGEAAQRMQGKDPGRGYGEQQAALEGLRQFQQQMQQGQKGRKGGLPLPGGMSGRKPGNAGRDPKDQVELPDEDAFQAPKEFRKDLLDAMKQGAPEKYREQVKRYYEELVK; from the coding sequence GTGAACCTCGACACCCCGCAGAGCCCAGGCCCCGAGCTGCCGCCCCCGCCTCCTCCGCCTCCGAGCGCGCCCACTCCGGTGGGCGTGCCCTCGCGAGGCCAGGGCGTGGAGGCGCTGCTCCAGGCCGTGCGCGCGCGGCAGCGCCGCTTCCTGTGGCTCCAGGGCGCGGCGCTCGGGGTGCTGGCCGCCGCCGTCCTGACGGTGGGCGGAGGGCTGCTGGGGCTGGTGGCCCCGCGGCTGGGCGGCTCCCTGGTGGGTGTGGCGGTGCCGGTGGGGGTGGGGCTGGCGTGTGTCTTCGGGCTGTGGCTCGCGCGGCGTCGCGTGGGCGACGACGTGCTCACCGCGCGGCTGGTGGGCCAGCGCCGGCCGGAGCTGTCGCTGGACGTGCTGGCCGCGGTGGAGCTGATGCGCGAGCGCGGCGGCCAGGCCAACGGCTCGCCGGAGCTGGCGGACGCGTTCCTCCAGCAGATGGACCAGCGCGTGCGCACCGTGGACGTGCGCGCCATCGTCGACGTGCGCCCCACCCAGCGCGCGGGCCTCCTCACCTTCGGCGGGCTCCTGCTCCTCGCGCTGGTGCTGGGCGTCTGGAGCGACAAGTGGAGCGCGGGCCTCAAGCGCATCGTGGAGGCGTCTCGCGCGCCGGAGACGCAGGCCCAGGCGGAGCCCATCACCGGTGACATCGAGCTGACGTACCGCTACCCCGCCTACACGGGCCTGTCCCAGCGCACCGTCCCCGGCACCGACGGCGCGGTGAGCGCGCCCGCGGGCACCGAAATCCAGCTCAAGACGCGCTCGGACCGCGCCATCGAGCGCGCGGAGCTGGTCCTCAACGGCACCGAGTCCGTGCCGCTGAAGGTCACCGGCAACCGGGACCTGGAAGGCACCTTCATCGCGAAGCAGAGCGGCCACTACCGCTTCGTCTTCTACGGCAAGCGCGAGAAGCCCCTCGCGGTGGGCCCGGACATCACCCTCACGGTGGAGGCCGACAAGCCGCCGCAGGTGACGCTGATGACGCCCGCGGCGGAGCTGGAGGTGGACCCGGGGCAGAAGGTGACGCTCAAGTACGAGGCCACCGACGACTACGGCCTGTCGTCCCTGTCGCTCGTGTTCCGCAAGCCCGGCGCGCAGCAGGACACGCGCGTGCAGCTGCGGCGCGAGGACGGACGGCGCAGCCGCGACACGTACACGTGGGATTTGGGCTCGCTCAAGGTGGACCCGGGAGACCGGGTGACGTACTTCGTGGAGGCCCAGGACAACGACGCGGTGGAGGGGCCCAAGAAGGGCGTCAGCCGCACGCAGGTGCTGCGCATCTACTCCGCCGCGGAGCACCACCGCGCCGCGCTGGAGAAGGCCGAGCAGCTGTGGGGCCGCATGGTGGACCACCTCGCGGACCGCCTGGAGGGGCCGGACCGGGAGAAGCAGAAGGACCCGCAGGCCATCGCCGCCGCGGCCTCGGTGGACACCAGCGGGCAGCAGCTCATCACCGACATGCGCACCCTGGCGCAGACGCTGTCGCGCGAGCGCGACGTGCCCTCCGAGCTGGTCTCCGCGCTCGCCAACATCTCCGAGTCGCTGGGCAGCCACATCGGCGGCACCGCGGACTTCCGCCGCCTCTACCTGCGCACCCAGCGCGCGCGGGGCGAGGACTGGGGCACCGGCAACCGCCTGTCCGCGGTGGTGACGGAGGAGATTGGCGAGCTGGAGAAGGACATCCTCTACCTGGAGGCGCTGCTGGACCGGCAGAAGCTGGAGGCGCTCCAGGAGATGGCCAAGCAGCTCTCCCAGGAGCGCCGCGAGCTGTCGCGCCTGATTGAGCAGTTCAAGGCCAACCCGGACGAGTCCGCGCGCCAGGCGGTGATGGAGCAGATTCAGCAGCTCAAGGCCCGCATCCAGGAGCTGATGCAGCGCATGGCGGAGATGCGCAAGGGCATCCGCGACGAGCACCTCAACGCCGAGGCCCTGTCCGAGATGATGAAGGACCAGGACCTGCAAAGCGCCCTGGACGACGTGGAGAAGCTGATGCGCGAGGGCAAGACGGACGAGGCGCTCGCGAAGCTCCAGGAGCTGGGCATGCAGATGGACGAGATGCTCAAGGGCCTGGACGACGCCAACGAGGAGTTCGGCGGGGAGCAGTACCCGGAGCTGGCGGAGAAGTTCGGCAAGTTCATGGAGGACCTGAAGGGCACCGTGGACGAGCAGCAGCGCGTGGCGGACCAGACGCGCAAGCTGCGCGACCAGGCCCGGGCGCAGAACAAGGAGCGGCTGAGCGAGCGCGGCCAGGCCATCAAGGACGACCTGATGCGCAAGGTGCAGCAGGCCCAGCAGACCTACGACAAGCTCAACCCGGAGCACCTCAACAGCCGCGCCGCCCGCCCGCTGGAGGAGATTCAGTCCGAGCTGAGCAACGTGGAGAACGCGCTGAAGGTGAACGACTTCGACCTGGCCTCGGAGGCCGCCACGCGCGCGGAGGACGCGGCCCGGCAGCTGTCCACGCTGGGCGAGCAGCAGAAGCAGCTCGACGAGATGTTCGGCAATCCGCCCGAGGTGCGGCAGCAGTCCGCGGACCTGGCCCAGCGACTGGAGCGCGACGCGCGCAACGTGCAGGACATCAACCGTCAGCTCCAGTCGCTCTTCCCGCCTCCCGGCTCGCAGCTCTCCCAGCAGGAGAAGCAGCAGCTCCAGCAGCTCTCCCAGGAGCAGCAGCAGCTGGAGCAGCGCACGCAGAACCTGCGGCAGCAGATGGAGGAGATGGAGCAGACGGCGCCGCTGTTCGGCGAGGAGGCCGCGCAGCAGATGGAGGGCGTGGGCCAGCGCATGGGTGAGGCCGCGCAGCGGATGCAGGGCAAGGACCCGGGCCGGGGCTACGGCGAGCAGCAGGCCGCGCTGGAGGGCCTGCGCCAGTTCCAGCAGCAGATGCAGCAGGGCCAGAAGGGCCGCAAGGGCGGGCTGCCGCTGCCGGGCGGCATGAGCGGACGCAAGCCGGGCAACGCGGGGCGGGACCCGAAGGACCAGGTGGAGCTGCCGGACGAGGATGCCTTCCAGGCGCCCAAGGAGTTCCGCAAGGACCTGCTGGACGCGATGAAGCAGGGGGCGCCGGAGAAGTACCGCGAGCAGGTGAAGCGCTACTACGAGGAGCTGGTGAAGTGA
- a CDS encoding peptidase MA family metallohydrolase, which produces MKNGLVNRWGALALVLGLAVPAAAQDAALKDEVKTRLGQVEQSLDDWDVPGARRELAEAEKLIPSDVEPLKYFQGRVAFEEGRYDDAVELLTGAHIEDKPGSYLRLAKDTRDIVKSHERAESEHFVFLYPKGKEQVLVPYALETLEAIHRAMAEDLGWTPPGGKIRVEVVNNARELAKVSTLTEKQIRTTGTIAICKFNKLMVTSPKAVAQGYDWQDTLAHEYIHLVVSQMSRNSVPIWLHEGLAKFLESRWRGKAGLAMTPSTQALLGKRVKADTLIPFEKMHPSIALLPTAEDAATAFAEVFYAIDYVHQSKGAAGLRAVVGELKAGQTDKKAVEAAMGMSFPLFEKAWLAHIKKQPFPAELVPRDDRVVLKEDAKGKVKDDSEKKGREISFGDFNEVAEVPARKFAHLGELLRERNRVKAAAEEYAKAHKLVGDKYESVSNKYALALLELKRLDEAESVLRGSLRVHPGSPATNVHLGRILLHRKDYPKSKTAYLEALASDPFDPEIHVALTRIHDALGETALSTRAKTATAVLTGLKPAEVEQLAQRFLRDDGALSETTVPATGGAPAKPAAAPPDAGR; this is translated from the coding sequence GTGAAGAACGGCCTGGTGAATCGCTGGGGAGCGCTCGCGCTGGTGCTGGGGCTGGCCGTGCCCGCCGCCGCGCAGGACGCGGCGCTCAAGGACGAGGTGAAGACGCGCCTGGGCCAGGTGGAGCAGAGCCTGGATGACTGGGACGTGCCCGGGGCCCGGCGCGAGCTGGCCGAGGCGGAGAAGCTGATTCCCTCCGACGTGGAGCCGCTCAAGTACTTCCAGGGCCGGGTGGCCTTCGAGGAGGGCCGCTACGACGACGCGGTGGAGCTCCTGACGGGCGCCCACATCGAGGACAAGCCCGGCAGCTACCTGCGGCTGGCCAAGGACACGCGGGACATCGTCAAGAGCCACGAGCGCGCGGAGAGCGAGCACTTCGTCTTCCTGTACCCCAAGGGCAAGGAGCAGGTGCTGGTGCCCTACGCGCTGGAGACGCTGGAGGCCATCCACCGCGCCATGGCGGAGGACCTGGGGTGGACGCCTCCGGGCGGGAAGATTCGCGTGGAGGTGGTGAACAACGCGCGCGAGCTGGCGAAGGTGAGCACGCTCACCGAGAAGCAGATTCGCACCACGGGCACCATCGCCATCTGCAAGTTCAACAAGCTGATGGTGACCAGCCCCAAGGCCGTCGCCCAGGGCTACGACTGGCAGGACACGCTCGCGCACGAGTACATCCACCTGGTGGTGAGCCAGATGAGCCGCAACTCGGTGCCCATCTGGTTGCACGAGGGGCTGGCGAAGTTCCTGGAGTCGCGCTGGCGCGGCAAGGCGGGCCTGGCGATGACGCCCTCCACGCAGGCGCTGCTGGGCAAGCGGGTGAAGGCGGACACGCTCATCCCGTTCGAGAAGATGCATCCGTCCATCGCGCTCCTGCCCACGGCGGAGGACGCGGCCACCGCGTTCGCGGAGGTGTTCTACGCCATCGACTACGTGCACCAGTCCAAGGGCGCGGCGGGGCTGCGCGCGGTGGTGGGCGAGCTGAAGGCGGGACAGACGGACAAGAAGGCGGTGGAGGCGGCGATGGGCATGAGCTTCCCCCTCTTCGAGAAGGCATGGCTGGCGCACATCAAGAAGCAGCCCTTCCCGGCGGAGCTGGTGCCTCGCGATGACCGGGTGGTGTTGAAGGAGGACGCCAAGGGCAAGGTGAAGGACGACAGCGAGAAGAAGGGGCGTGAAATCTCCTTCGGCGACTTCAACGAGGTGGCCGAAGTTCCCGCGCGCAAGTTCGCGCACCTGGGGGAGCTCTTGCGCGAGCGCAACCGCGTGAAGGCCGCCGCCGAGGAGTACGCCAAGGCGCACAAGCTGGTGGGCGACAAGTACGAGTCCGTCTCCAACAAGTACGCGCTGGCGCTCCTGGAGCTCAAGCGGCTGGACGAGGCGGAGTCCGTGCTGCGCGGCAGCCTGCGCGTGCACCCCGGCTCCCCCGCGACGAACGTCCACCTGGGCCGCATCCTCCTGCACCGCAAGGACTACCCGAAGTCGAAGACGGCCTACCTGGAGGCGCTCGCGTCGGACCCGTTCGACCCGGAGATTCACGTGGCGCTCACGCGCATCCACGACGCGCTGGGGGAGACGGCGCTGTCGACGCGAGCGAAGACGGCCACGGCGGTGCTCACCGGCCTGAAGCCCGCGGAGGTGGAGCAGCTCGCGCAGCGCTTCCTCCGCGACGATGGCGCGCTGTCGGAGACCACCGTGCCCGCGACGGGCGGCGCACCAGCGAAGCCCGCGGCGGCACCTCCAGACGCGGGGCGCTGA
- a CDS encoding DUF1622 domain-containing protein, translating into MDIRPLVSLSARLMELAGVGSMVLGALLGTGLLLFRRQGLSAPEAYRRFRLNLGRAILLGLEFLVAADIIRTVSDQPTLSGVLVLGLIVLIRTFLSFTLTVELEGRWPWQPERKRPAPTSPALPPPPGKLARSEPAGVSARH; encoded by the coding sequence ATGGACATCCGGCCGCTCGTCTCGCTGTCCGCCCGGCTGATGGAGCTCGCGGGCGTGGGCTCCATGGTGCTGGGCGCCCTGCTCGGCACGGGGCTGCTGCTGTTCCGTCGCCAGGGGCTCTCCGCCCCCGAGGCCTACCGGCGCTTCCGGCTCAACCTGGGCCGCGCCATCCTGCTCGGCCTGGAGTTCCTGGTCGCCGCGGACATCATCCGCACCGTGAGCGACCAGCCCACGCTCTCCGGCGTCCTGGTGCTGGGCCTCATCGTCCTCATCCGGACGTTCCTCAGCTTCACCCTCACCGTGGAGCTCGAGGGCCGCTGGCCCTGGCAGCCCGAGCGCAAGCGCCCCGCCCCCACCTCACCCGCCCTGCCCCCGCCACCCGGCAAGCTCGCCCGGTCCGAGCCCGCGGGCGTCAGCGCCCGACACTAG
- a CDS encoding S9 family peptidase: protein MPLSLVAALALAAAPAQARTQPFNHHDMVSMRRLSNPRVSPDGKQVVYVLRSTDLEANRGRNDLWLVNLDGTGSRQLTSHPDSDSDPVWAPDGKSLFFLSSRGGSSQVWRLPVDGGEPLQVTKLPLDVGSFKMSPDGTKLAVGMEVFPDCATLECTPQREAERSKRKATGRTYDKLFARHWDTWKDGRRSHVFVVPVAGGAPVDVMKGMDADGPTKPFGGPEEYTFTPDSKSVVFTARDVGRTESWSTDLDLFVAPVDGKAKPRKLTEKNRATDTSPVFSPDGKTLAYLAMSRPGYEADRYRVILRSWPGGQERVLAEDWDRSAGSLAWSADSKTLYAAANHLGQQPIFALDVAGGVRQLTKDGTADAPQPAAGGRIVYVYDDLDSPADLYVMNADGSGAKQITDVNQEALARVRFGGFEQFEFPGWNNETVRAYVVKPVDFDPKRQYPLAFLIHGGPQGSFGNHFHYRWNPQVYAGRGYVAVMVDFHGSTGYGQAFTDSIRDDWGGKPLEDLQKGVATALQRYPFISKEKKCALGASYGGYMINWIAGNWPDGFKCLVNHDGILDERMGYFDTEELWFPEWEHKGTPWENPDGYGKHSPINHIAKWKTPMMVVHGGQDFRVVETQGLGTFTALQRKGIPSKLLYFPEENHWVLRPANSLQWHDEVLAWLDQWTRN from the coding sequence TTGCCGCTGTCGCTAGTCGCGGCCCTGGCCCTCGCCGCAGCCCCGGCGCAGGCCCGGACCCAGCCGTTCAACCACCACGACATGGTCTCGATGCGCCGGCTGAGCAACCCGCGCGTCTCCCCCGACGGGAAGCAGGTCGTCTACGTCCTGCGCTCCACCGACCTGGAGGCCAACCGAGGCCGCAATGACCTGTGGCTCGTCAACCTCGACGGGACTGGCTCGCGCCAGCTCACGTCGCATCCGGACTCGGACTCGGACCCCGTCTGGGCCCCGGACGGCAAGAGCCTCTTCTTCCTCTCCTCGCGCGGCGGCTCCTCGCAGGTGTGGCGCCTGCCGGTGGACGGCGGCGAGCCGCTCCAGGTGACCAAGCTCCCCCTGGACGTCGGCAGCTTCAAGATGTCCCCCGACGGCACGAAGCTGGCCGTGGGCATGGAGGTGTTCCCCGACTGCGCCACGCTGGAGTGCACCCCCCAGCGCGAGGCGGAGCGCTCCAAGCGCAAGGCCACCGGCCGCACCTACGACAAGCTGTTCGCCCGTCACTGGGACACGTGGAAGGACGGCCGTCGCTCGCACGTGTTCGTCGTCCCCGTGGCCGGCGGCGCGCCCGTGGACGTGATGAAGGGCATGGACGCGGACGGTCCGACCAAGCCCTTCGGCGGCCCGGAGGAGTACACCTTCACGCCGGACAGCAAGAGCGTCGTCTTCACCGCGCGCGACGTGGGCCGCACCGAGTCCTGGTCCACCGACCTGGACCTGTTCGTCGCTCCCGTCGACGGCAAGGCGAAGCCGCGCAAGCTCACCGAGAAGAACCGCGCCACGGACACCAGCCCCGTGTTCAGCCCGGACGGCAAGACGCTCGCGTACCTGGCGATGTCGCGCCCGGGCTACGAGGCGGACCGCTACCGTGTCATCCTCCGCTCGTGGCCGGGTGGCCAGGAGCGCGTGCTCGCCGAGGACTGGGACCGCTCCGCCGGCTCGCTGGCGTGGAGCGCGGACAGCAAGACGCTCTACGCGGCGGCGAACCACCTGGGCCAGCAGCCCATCTTCGCGCTGGACGTGGCGGGCGGCGTGCGCCAGCTCACCAAAGACGGCACTGCGGATGCTCCGCAGCCGGCCGCCGGGGGCCGCATCGTCTACGTGTATGACGACCTGGACTCGCCCGCGGACCTGTACGTGATGAACGCGGATGGCTCCGGCGCGAAGCAGATCACCGACGTGAACCAGGAGGCGCTGGCGCGCGTGCGCTTCGGCGGCTTCGAGCAGTTCGAGTTCCCGGGCTGGAACAACGAGACGGTGCGCGCGTACGTCGTGAAGCCGGTGGACTTCGACCCGAAGCGCCAGTACCCGCTGGCCTTCCTCATCCACGGCGGACCGCAGGGCTCGTTCGGCAACCACTTCCACTACCGATGGAACCCGCAGGTGTACGCGGGCCGCGGCTACGTGGCGGTGATGGTCGACTTCCACGGCTCCACGGGCTACGGCCAGGCCTTCACGGACTCCATCCGCGACGACTGGGGTGGCAAGCCGCTGGAGGACTTGCAGAAGGGCGTGGCGACGGCGCTGCAGCGCTACCCGTTCATCTCCAAGGAGAAGAAGTGCGCGCTGGGCGCGAGCTACGGCGGGTACATGATCAACTGGATTGCCGGCAACTGGCCGGACGGCTTCAAGTGCCTGGTCAACCACGACGGCATCCTCGACGAGCGCATGGGCTACTTCGACACCGAGGAGCTGTGGTTCCCGGAGTGGGAGCACAAGGGCACGCCGTGGGAGAACCCGGACGGCTACGGCAAGCACAGCCCCATCAACCACATCGCGAAGTGGAAGACGCCGATGATGGTGGTGCACGGTGGCCAGGACTTCCGCGTCGTGGAGACGCAGGGCCTGGGCACGTTCACCGCGCTCCAGCGCAAGGGCATCCCGTCCAAGCTCCTCTACTTCCCCGAGGAGAACCACTGGGTGCTGCGCCCCGCCAACAGCCTGCAGTGGCACGACGAGGTGCTCGCCTGGCTGGACCAGTGGACGCGCAACTAG
- a CDS encoding DsbA family oxidoreductase codes for MSEPITVRVWSDFVCPWCYIGLQEVKKLRREFDIEVDWKPYFLRPETPPEGLPLPAHIREKLKDPNYPLKVRAAEAGLKMVYGEIIPSTRRAHQATEYARTQGKLEPYHSAILRRYWSEGQDLWQWDTLRGAAEEAGLDPDALQRAVESGQFEKVVEDSVREAREMGVSAVPTFVLGDRFGIQGAQDYSVFRQAMERLGAKPRPAT; via the coding sequence ATGAGTGAGCCCATCACCGTCCGCGTCTGGTCCGACTTCGTCTGCCCCTGGTGCTACATCGGCCTCCAGGAGGTGAAGAAGCTCCGGCGGGAGTTCGACATCGAGGTGGACTGGAAGCCGTACTTCCTCCGCCCCGAGACGCCGCCCGAGGGCCTCCCCCTCCCCGCCCACATCCGCGAGAAGCTGAAGGACCCGAACTATCCGCTGAAGGTCCGGGCGGCGGAGGCCGGGCTGAAGATGGTCTACGGGGAAATCATCCCCTCCACGCGCCGGGCGCATCAGGCGACGGAGTACGCGAGGACGCAGGGCAAGCTGGAGCCGTACCACTCGGCCATCCTGCGCCGGTACTGGAGCGAGGGTCAGGACCTCTGGCAGTGGGACACGCTCCGAGGCGCGGCCGAAGAGGCGGGCCTGGACCCGGACGCGCTCCAGCGCGCCGTCGAGAGCGGCCAGTTCGAGAAGGTGGTGGAGGACTCCGTGCGCGAGGCCCGGGAGATGGGCGTCAGCGCGGTGCCCACGTTCGTGCTGGGCGACCGCTTCGGCATCCAGGGCGCGCAGGACTACTCCGTGTTCCGTCAGGCGATGGAGCGGCTGGGCGCGAAGCCGCGCCCGGCGACCTGA
- the fliB gene encoding flagellin lysine-N-methylase, which translates to MSATAPRYLTRFQCLTESCEDTCCAGLVVPVSQSRWRILQDAVAGGPDAERVQAFVLPDPGSGAGAEAAYIAKREDGHCTFLDARKLCSLHQKYGEAVLPDACAMFPRVPTRRAERLEVTGSFGCPEVVRLCLLAEDALEQVPVEPSLAGRPELARELGGDDAWSRHAHSVRAVALHLLERREFPFASRLFMLGELARRLGPFYFRGTEAFEEEGADALLAATLSDFESASSLTGLHQQLTSISLPGGPWAAICGTVLKSRLGSAGSARFHAWARGVLDSYGGANASPDEVWALHAERRARLDAALGPRVEQYFRHYAVNHWLRLPFTDAPSLMDYVFKLTLRAAVLRWTLSGHPTVAALCEARLDDAQDRLDAAAVECFQLSAKHLEQSPELHSLAHGLSGGAGVDALPRMLVLLNGL; encoded by the coding sequence ATGTCCGCCACCGCGCCTCGGTACCTGACGCGCTTCCAGTGCCTCACCGAGTCCTGCGAGGACACCTGCTGCGCGGGCCTGGTCGTCCCCGTGAGCCAGTCGCGCTGGCGCATCCTCCAGGACGCGGTGGCCGGAGGGCCGGACGCCGAGCGGGTCCAGGCCTTCGTCCTGCCCGACCCCGGAAGCGGCGCGGGCGCGGAGGCCGCGTACATCGCGAAGCGCGAGGACGGGCACTGCACGTTCCTCGATGCGCGCAAGCTGTGCTCGCTGCACCAGAAGTACGGCGAGGCCGTGCTGCCGGACGCCTGCGCCATGTTCCCGCGAGTCCCCACCCGCCGCGCGGAGCGGCTCGAGGTGACAGGCTCGTTCGGATGTCCCGAAGTGGTCCGCTTGTGTCTGCTCGCGGAGGACGCGCTGGAGCAGGTGCCCGTGGAGCCGTCGCTCGCGGGAAGGCCCGAGCTGGCGCGCGAGCTGGGCGGCGACGACGCGTGGTCGCGACACGCGCACTCCGTCCGCGCCGTGGCCCTGCACCTCCTGGAGCGGCGCGAGTTCCCGTTCGCCTCGCGCCTGTTCATGCTCGGTGAGCTGGCGCGAAGGCTGGGGCCCTTCTACTTCCGAGGCACCGAGGCGTTCGAGGAAGAAGGCGCCGACGCCCTCCTGGCCGCGACGCTGAGCGACTTCGAGTCCGCGTCATCGCTCACCGGGTTGCACCAGCAACTCACCTCCATCTCCCTCCCCGGAGGCCCCTGGGCCGCCATCTGCGGCACCGTGCTCAAGTCGCGCCTGGGGTCCGCGGGCAGCGCGCGGTTCCATGCGTGGGCGCGCGGAGTGCTCGACTCGTACGGCGGCGCGAACGCTTCGCCCGATGAAGTCTGGGCCCTCCACGCCGAGCGCCGCGCGAGGCTGGACGCCGCGCTGGGGCCTCGCGTGGAGCAGTACTTCCGGCACTACGCCGTGAACCACTGGCTGCGCCTGCCGTTCACCGATGCGCCGTCGCTGATGGACTACGTCTTCAAGCTGACGCTGCGCGCCGCGGTGCTGCGCTGGACGCTGTCAGGGCATCCGACGGTGGCGGCGCTGTGCGAAGCGCGGCTCGACGACGCACAGGACAGGTTGGACGCGGCGGCGGTGGAGTGCTTCCAGCTCAGCGCGAAGCACCTCGAGCAATCCCCCGAGCTGCACTCGCTGGCGCACGGCCTCTCGGGCGGCGCGGGCGTGGACGCGCTGCCTCGGATGCTCGTGCTCCTCAACGGCCTCTGA
- a CDS encoding ClpX C4-type zinc finger protein, translated as MSQHSLPRRRCSFCGASELRAGRLHAGTAGAAICDSCVVRLFAHLDREAFSPLPAVAPRPDKV; from the coding sequence TTGTCTCAACACTCGCTCCCCCGTCGGCGCTGCTCGTTCTGCGGCGCCTCCGAGCTCCGCGCGGGTCGGCTCCATGCCGGCACCGCCGGGGCCGCCATCTGTGACTCCTGCGTGGTGCGCTTGTTCGCCCACCTGGACCGAGAAGCCTTCAGCCCCCTCCCGGCCGTGGCTCCCCGGCCGGACAAAGTCTGA